One window from the genome of Anticarsia gemmatalis isolate Benzon Research Colony breed Stoneville strain chromosome 8, ilAntGemm2 primary, whole genome shotgun sequence encodes:
- the RpL29 gene encoding ribosomal protein L29 produces the protein MAKSKNHTNHNQNRKAHRNGIKKPTKVRHESTLGMDPKFLRNQRFCKKGNLKPAKQIARAAERKATREAKAKK, from the exons ATGGCAAAGTCAAAGAATCATACAAATCACAACCAAA ACCGCAAAGCTCACAGGAATGGCATCAAAAAGCCAACGAAGGTCAGGCACGAATCCACCCTTGGT ATGGACCCCAAGTTCCTGAGGAATCAAAGGTTCTGCAAGAAAGGCAACCTGAAGCCTGCCAAACAGATTGCCCGTGCGGCTGAAAGGAAAGCCACACGTGAGGCCAAGGCCAAGAAATGA
- the Srp68 gene encoding signal recognition particle 68 — MVVLDGDSGDAKPISTEETEKEEVKSPRLLTLEIFRITKDAQQQHGLRHGDYQRYRGYCSRRIRRLRKVLKIPQGDRRHYRRRDVTTVHLTATSAENRLLCVPLLQAERAWAHAMQLRQEANTEPRKKFHLVSRLKKACAHAQTLLQLCEQSGVCDARTQLEVGAYAAWLRGALLVELQQWRAAAESLHRAQLVLDNLAAALPIDERAVYKQKVEELKPSLRYCAYNIGDESAAGDLVAMRGQGLIENLDSLMAQAKESRSGVMHEVEWRGRRVTVRPEKVRLFLIALQDLDKSVANAPDVQSKIDILENILMDCKDAISALKDEIKSDPKLKSASEAQMSSVNHLLSYLMYLRLMRTIERNNLLVQQAEEARKNNIQIDGKKVRPQDLTRLYEIILQNFTELQQLPGFETDAAYQQEIEIQTKAYRAFRCYYIAQVLTTLRRFREALAMLERCNNYTTESLGSKLTEKPLIEKLQVLKKDIESCKFEVHADSVLEDDEEQDEDMKYTGKYKDKKPLVDRLDEYREDTVVLTKNPNIYKMPPPMEAIPCKPLFFDLACNFVEFPNLDDKTGAADNKKQGAGLTGLVKGFLGWGKSDK, encoded by the exons ATGGTTGTGTTGGATGGTGATTCTGGGGATGCAAAGCCCATATCTACTGAAGAAACTGAAAAAGAAGAAGTAAAGTCACCCAGGCTCCTTACGTTAGAAA TATTCCGTATAACCAAGGATGCACAGCAGCAGCATGGTCTTCGTCACGGCGACTATCAGCGGTATCGCGGCTACTGCTCGCGCCGCATTAGGAGACTACGCAAAGTACTGAAGATTCCACAG GGAGACAGACGTCACTACCGCCGCCGTGACGTAACCACGGTCCATCTGACGGCGACTTCAGCAGAGAACCGACTGCTATGTGTACCACTGCTTCAAGCAGAAAGAGCCTGGGCCCACGCCATGCAGCTACGCCAGGAGGCTAACACCGAACCGAGGAAGAAGTTCCATCTTGTGTCGCGATTGAAGAAGGCATGCGCCCATGCTCAAACTTTGTTGCAGCTCTGTGAG CAAAGTGGAGTGTGTGACGCTCGTACGCAGCTGGAGGTGGGCGCGTACGCGGCGTGGCTGCGCGGCGCGCTGCTGGTGGAGCTGCAGCAGTGGCGCGCCGCCGCCGAGAGCCTGCACCGCGCCCAGCTCGTGCTCGACAACCTCGCTGCTGCCTTGCCTATCGACGAGCGCGCTGTTTACAAGCAGAAG GTGGAGGAGCTGAAGCCTAGTCTGCGTTACTGCGCGTACAACATCGGTGACGAGTCAGCTGCCGGCGATCTTGTGGCCATGCGTGGACAGGGACTCATCGAAAACTTGGACTCGCTCATGGCTCAGGCCAA GGAGTCTCGTTCCGGCGTGATGCATGAAGTGGAATGGCGCGGTCGTCGCGTCACCGTGAGGCCTGAAAAGGTGCGCCTTTTCCTTATCGCCCTGCAGGACTTGGACAAGTCCGTTGCCAACGCTCCAGATGTGCAGTCCAAGATCGATATTCTAGAAAACATCCTCATGGATTGCAAGGACGCTATCTCAGCGCTGAAGGATGAGATCAAGAGCGACCCGAAACTGAAATCTGCATCGGAAGCTCAAATGTCGAGCGTCAACCACTTGCTGTCTTACTTGATGTATTTACGTCTGATGCGCACTATTGAGAGGAACAACTTACTAGTACAGCAAGCAGAAGAAGCTCGCAAGAACAACATTCAAATCGATGGCAAGAAAGTCCGCCCTCAGGACCTGACCAGGCTTTATGAAATTATCCTACAGAACTTCACTGAGCTACAACAACTGCCTGGCTTCGAGACTGACGCGGCTTACCAACAAGAAATCGAGATACAGACGAAAGCTTATCGCGCTTTCCGCTGTTATTACATTGCTCAAGTTCTGACAACTTTGCGTCGCTTCAGAGAGGCGCTAGCCATGCTCGAGAGGTGCAACAACTACACCACCGAATCACTTGGTAGCAAACTTACTGAGAAACCACTGATAGAAAAACTACAGGTCCTAAAGAAGGATATTGAAAGTTGTAAATTCGAGGTACACGCCGACTCCGTACTCGAAGACGATGAAGAACAAGATGAGGATATGAAGTACACTGGAAAATATAAGGATAAGAAGCCTTTAGTGGATCGCTTGGATGAGTACCGAGAGGACACTGTAGTTCTTACTAAGAATCCTAACATTTACAAAATGCCACCACCCATGGAAGCTATTCCTTGCAAGCCGTTGTTCTTTGATTTAGCTTGCAACTTCGTCGAGTTCCCGAATCTGGATGATAAGACCGGAGCGGCAGATAACAAGAAGCAAGGAGCCGGTCTCACTGGACTCGTCAAAGGATTCCTTGGTTGGGGTAAAAGTGACAAGTGA
- the LOC142974743 gene encoding myrosinase 1-like, translating into MKISLILFCLGLVLTDAAVIKQNKRFPDDFFFGTGTSAYQIEGGWDADDKGDSIWDYMTHNMPEVITDHSNGDIAADSFNNYKRDVEMMRELGLDMYRFSLSWPRILPTGVPNYVSEAGITYYNNLIDEMLKYNIQPMITLYHWDLPQKLQEMGGFMNPLIADWFEDFARIAYERFGDRVKYWITFNEGYQICYEGYDYVSKAPRLNATGVGEYLCARNLLLAHARAYHAYNNDFRPTQGGICGYTISISSAQPLNDTEEDRLALELHTQAEWAIYTDPIFSKEGGFPKELSELVAEKSANQGFPRSRLPAFSEEEKEFIKGTSDFFGVNHYGGGYVSFSLYDLENSVVPSTQDDIQVGSYAPEDWPQAASFWLKRMPRSLYIVLKRIHERYDGNVPIIVTENGWSTHAGIEDEDRVAYYRAALEGALDAMDEGVNLLGYFAWSLLDNFEWMAGYSERFGLYEVDFEDPARTRTPRKSAFIYKQIIKTRVVDHGYEPHSYVMTIDEGH; encoded by the exons ACAAGGGCGATAGCATCTGGGATTATATGACTCATAACATGCCAGAAGTAATAACTGATCATAGTAATGGCGACATCGCCGCAGACTCCTTTAACAATTACAAGCGCGATGTTGAAATGATGAGAGAGTTGGGCCTCGACATGTACCGGTTTTCTTTATCGTGGCCCAGGATTTTGCCCACCGGCGTACCTAACTACGTCAGCGAGGCAGGTATCACGTACTACAACAATCTTATAGACGAAATGCTAAAATACAACATCCAACCAATGATTACCTTATATCATTGGGATTTGCCACAAAAACTTCAAGAAATGGGCGGTTTTATGAACCCACTTATAGCGGATTGGTTCGAAGATTTCGCTAGAATAGCTTATGAACGTTTTGGAGACAGAGTGAAGTATTGGATCACGTTTAACGAAGGATACCAAATCTGTTACGAGGGTTACGACTACGTGAGTAAAGCACCGAGGTTGAATGCGACTGGTGTAGGCGAATATTTGTGTGCCAGAAATCTTTTACTGGCTCATGCGAGAGCATATCATGCGTACAACAACGACTTTAGACCTACTCAAGGAGGTATTTGTGGGTATACTATCTCTATAAGTTCCGCGCAACCCTTGAACGACACCGAGGAAGACAGGCTGGCTCTCGAATTACATACCCAGGCTGag TGGGCAATCTATACGGATCCTATTTTCTCAAAAGAGGGAGGCTTTCCAAAAGAACTATCAGAGCTGGTTGCTGAAAAGAGTGCGAATCAAGGTTTTCCCAGATCACGTCTACCGGCCTTCTCAGAAGAAGAGAAGGAATTTATAAAAGGCACAAGTGACTTCTTTGGCGTCAACCACTATGGCGGTGGTTACGTTTCGTTCTCTCTGTATGATCTAGAAAATTCTGTGGTCCCGTCGACGCAGGATGATATCCAAGTTGGAAGTTATGCACCCGAAGATTGGCCACAAGCAGCATCTTTCTGGCTGAAG CGCATGCCCAGGAGCTTGTACATCGTACTGAAGCGCATACACGAGAGATACGACGGCAACGTTCCTATCATAGTGACTGAGAACGGTTGGTCTACTCATGCTGGTATTGAAGACGAAGACCGGGTCGCTTACTACAGAGCAGCTCTCGAAGGAGCACTCGATGCTATGGACGAGGGCGTCAACCTGTTGGGTTATTTCGCGTGGAGTCTCTTAGATAATTTCGAGTGGATGGCGGGATACTC AGAACGTTTTGGCTTATACGAAGTGGACTTTGAAGACCCAGCTCGCACGCGTACACCCAGGAAGTCTGCATTCATCTACAAACAAATCATCAAGACTCGCGTCGTAGACCACGGCTACGAACCTCATAGTTATGTTATGACCATCGACGAAGGACATTag